The following nucleotide sequence is from Cucumis melo cultivar AY chromosome 1, USDA_Cmelo_AY_1.0, whole genome shotgun sequence.
TGATGTTCCAAAATATACCATTCTTGTAATCTTCTTTAATTATTAGTTTAGATTTAGAAAGTCATGTCTAACATgtaagataaataataataaaaagaattatcaaaaacatatttattaaaagtaatttattctaaaaaaatcattttgaacttttgtaATCCTAAAAAAGTTATTTTGGAAACAAGAATAAGAAAAGAGAAACTAAGATAAGTTACTAAACAATTATTAAAAATCCAAATTCAATTCCCACTATTCATGTCTATGATATCCAAGAAAATGGGATGTTGAGTAATtgttttttcaaacttttaaaagaaaagtcAACCAAAATGTGCATTGTTTCTCCAAAATTGAACAAAAATCATAGATAAGGGTATGGTAGTTTCATCCATCAAACTAGCTATTCTTTTACTGTTAAACTAACAaacaattaaacaaaaaaagagagagagagagagagagaagaggatATTGATAAGGGAAAAAAGGGAGAAAGAGAAAATGATATAACCTCAAGCTTCTGAACAAGTTCTTTGGCATTTGGTGCTGAAACGATTATGCTTCTTTGTGATGACTTTATGAACCCATCATCCACAGCTTTGTCAATAAAAGTTAAAAGAGAGTTATAGTAACCATCAACATTCAGCAATCCcacctaaaaaaaattaaatatcaatatctagttatttaaaaagaacaaatgagtaggaattatttttattgttattttttgcTTTAGTTTTATTCTTAACTGGCTTATTGTGAATGCCAAGTTGAGCCCAAGTGATAACTTCCAATAACTCTTCTAAAGTTCCATAACCTCCTGAAGAAAGAGTGTTAGATTCATTTATCGAAGATGTATTATGACGGACATTATGGTACAGTAATTGTGCAAGAATAAAATTTTTATCAGAAAAAATGACCTGGGAGGGCTATAAAACAGTCAGAATGGCGGGCCATTTCTGCTTTTCTTTGGTGCATGTCGGCCACTGGCTTAACCTCACCAACTGTTTCACCAGTTAACTGCAATGCAAACCCCTCATTCAAACCTTACAAACTTCAATCCAAATTAACTCATACATTCATCAATAATTCAACCATTGCGGCCTTGTTTGGCAACAAATTTCCTTTCTAGTTTCTTGTTTTTCAAATATACTTGTTTGCTCTCAATATGATTGATATAGTTTTCGCAGTTTAGGAAGCTATACACAAATTTTATGTCAAATTTCAAATGTGAAGTGAAAAGTGAACAATATAAAGTAATAGGTAGAAGTAGTGGGAGGAACCACAAATGTTGGTAGGGATATCGATGAAAGGTAAATAATTTACCTCTTTGCTCATCAAGGTTCTTGGGATTATCCTACAAACCAAACCAACAGTCGTATTATAGAATACTATAAGTTGAAAAATACATGACGCTTAAAAAAGCGCAAAATTAGGGAGAAGCGAAAGTAATTGAAGGGGTCGTTTATAAAATTACCCAATAACTTTTCTTCCACCTTTATGAACAGCTTGAGAAACCAAACCCATAAGCCCAATACTCCCACCACCATAAACAAGGTCCAAACCTCTTGAAACCTTCAAAAGAGAATTGAAAAAATGAActtttttgtaaaaataaacaaaaatatcaaccaaaaaaaaaaaaaagagcttaCAAGTTCTTGAGCTAATTCAATGGCAGCATCTCTATAGCAAATCCTCTTACCAGTACTACTCCCACAAAAAACACAAACCCTCTTGAATCTAGATTTCTCCAAATCTTTTGTTGCTTCCATTTCTTTTGTTCTCTtgagattttcttttctttctatttaGTAAGATATTGTAATGAGAGTGATAGTGTTAAGTTTTATATAAAGGATGAAGGGTTAGGGCAAAGATTATAGTAGTGAATAAGGTGTTAAGGCATTTGGTCTGTAAGTGGGCAAAGGGAATGACAGAGAGtcggagagagagagaagtaaGAATAAGGAGAAGTAAATAACAATCCCCATGTTCACATGTGTCACACCATGGTTAGAGAAAAtacgagtttttttttttttttttttcttgaaagaCTACCACTTTTTATAACATAGATTATGTTTTAGGAACAAATGGTTCGGTTGGATTTGGCGGTCAAATTAAATTGGACCAAATTATTGGTTCAAAAAGAATCATTTCTATGCAGTTCGATTTAGTTTTGCTTCAAATTTGATTTTGGTaattttaaccttttaaaaataattcaatttggttggactttaaatttagttttgttCTTTGGATTAAAagcattttattttttaatttattttatttttttaatataaaaataaatatatagcAACAGAAGACGATTCAATTTAGTTTCAATTCGGTTTTAAGTTTCATTAAACCAAAACAAATcgaattttttgattttgattGTTTGAATAGCCATCCTTAGATTATGTTCATTCTACGAGAAAAAACATATAGCAATTTATATATCTAGCCATATTTTGAAATTGtgttaaattttgaacttttgtaaGTTGATaagttttattttctatcgtaaattttattaattaaactctCAAGTTTAATAAGTAAATCAATGCATCAATTCAAATCATCTATTTTGTTAATTTGAAGAAATCCATCTTATAAGTatgtatttaaaattattaaaattactttaaaataGGTAGGTAATtactcaaaattaatttattgtttaatattatatttaaaaaaacatattcatgtaatccaaaatttgtttaaaatgatggaaatcaatgtttaaaaaataatcttaagcatttttttaatcaaatacTACTAAACACACCCTGAAATTAATCTATCTTAACAATCTGTGTCCAAATTGATCACCTATTACAATTTAACTTTAGATAATGTCCAAAGATATATAATCGTAAGAGTAGTGAAGGTAAAACAGACAAATTTCACAAATCTATAAACAATTAATAGTATAATATTGTAGAATTAGGAATTaaattgatattattattacGATGGTTATTGATGGAACAAAAAGTTAGGGGTAAGAAATGAATAATAAGGTCTCGAAAATCACACCAAGGAGAAGAGAAATGTGTAGGTGGGTCAGTTGAGGTGATAgagtcatcttcttcttcatctctcagGGGCAGCCATTAATGCAAAGCAATCATAACTATGGTGAGCTTAGACACGTGCAGACccttttactattattattattattattattttttaatctgAGAAGaatactttttcttcttcttcttcttcaattagGGTTTAGGTTTTGGAAGAATGGTCTAATCAATGGGAATTACATGAAAAGATGAAAAGGGAATGAAGAGGAAATGAAAGCTAGCGGCCTATCTTACTCAATTCCTTTCCTTATACATTAACTCTTTTTTATGGGGTTCTGGAATtggattatcttttattattgatttgatcttcttctttttctttttttctttttttttttttataaaaataataatcgATATAAATGGTAAAAGTTAATATTACCATTTTGAGTTTTCATAATTTTAAGTTGTTTGGttgtttaaattctattttcctttcaattttttttttatttcttcttttattttagtttctaaatcTTTCAAAATGTTGGATTTAGTTTATAAACAATTATAGAAGTCTTATTTTAGTCTCTTGTTGTTAAGTTGCGGTTAACTTCTTTTACATTCTAATGATATGGTTATAGCTTTGAAATTTTGATtcatcatattaattaaatcgATAAAACTACTCAGAAATTTTACTAATTTACTTTATAAATGTTTTATGCTAATAAATTTGTCAAATAAATCCaaaaactattttgttttttcttcaaaaacctcctctttgtaatattttttaaattaaaatattaaagcGAATCACAAAAATATTAACCagaataaaaaatgtaaaacatAGCTGACATATTAATATTAGACAAGATgaaacaaactaaaaaaaatacaaatcatATACAAAATAAACTCTATATTTATACAATGAATCACAAACTCCTcccaataaaagagaagaaagaattgggaggaagagaaaaaaaaaaaactcaattaaACACAAAATCTCTAATTTTGTGCTTtgaattttaagattttttatttgaaaagaaaaaaaaagcccTTTGATTTTTGTTTAGAAATTTTCAACCATGATTTATTCACTAACTTTAAAACATGTAGATTcttgaactttcaaattcatgtcaatagattttttttttattttttatttttattttgtgtttaatAAGCTCTTAatctattgattttttttttaagaaattcaAGTATAGACCTGACAAAAATTAAATGTTTAGTCTTTTATTAGAAAGACATAGattttatcaaatataaaaaaacatattttatttttaattaacttAAGAGTACCTATTATTGAAAGGCTAAGTAAGTGTTTTAGCTAGCAATTAACATCTGATTTTTTTCAACTTAatctaatataaattatttaaaagttccaatttagctactatgttttAGAAAATTTCAATTATATTATTCTCATTACTGTGAACACTAAATtagtggatttttttttttttttaatttctcatGCCTCTCAAATCCCAACTTTTATAAAGTACAAGAGATAAAGATAAATCAAAAACACactaaaatatttcaaataaagtAATACATCTCTTCATCCTAAGCTCAAGAACTCAACAAAGTGTtgtattaataaaaaataataattacaagGAGAATaacttataaattaaaaaatatatatatacaagaaAAAAGACATAGAggaaaatcttataatttagcACAATGAGCTGTTAAgtataaaggaaaaaaaaaaaggatttagAACAACATTGAGCCTAAAAACACATATAAAGACAAAAATTAAACCGTGACTTTGAAACTAtataaagacaaaaaaaaagaaaaaggggtaGAGAAAGAAATGAAGCTAAGCATTAAATAAAGAAACATATAAATAGccttttatatttgaaaacaaaagtGATATTATGACTGTTTTGTGAAGAATATGTACATAAATAGGAGAAACGAACCCTAGGGTACATAAATGAAAGTgtttttaggtttagggtgtTGGAGAAGAAAAACAGATAACTTTTTATATTATCCACAAAGAAAAGCAAGTTCCATAGCAGAAGCAAAGAAAAGCCAAAAtgggttttctttcttttgccCAATTAATTTGCTGAAGTAGTAGTACTAAACCAAAAtccaaaaagaaattaaataccCAATAATAATCCAAATTTCCAAATCCActttaagaagaaaaaatcaGGTGATATCCTCAGGTTGAGCTTTTCCATGCAATTCATTGAGAAGAAACAAaagattaataaataaaaaagagggAGTGCATGAAATTGGCAGCAATTTAAGTCTGCAAATGTTACATCATCTCTTCTTTCTTACAATCATTAGCTATCATTACTAGAAATCACCCCTCTACTTTCTTTCAATTAtacatataataatattattattaaccTAGGTAATGATGATAAAACTATCCCTTTTTATCTTaggttaaataaaaattccttttttaaaataagttcCATTTTACGAAGATTTGAATCGTGAGGATTTGATTTATAATAGtttaaagattataataaccaaaaaaattataatattctTCATTTGGGATGCTGAATTGATAACACTGGAGTGAATTCTTTTTGTCCGACTCAACTTTTGAGGCATGTGTTAAACAAAAGGGGGATTGGTATTATTTTACTCTCCCTTTATTTTACGTTGAAATCTTTGCCACATGTTATTCCACTCCCTAACACATACCGTTCCATTTTCACAATCAGGTGCATTTTGGAACAATCGAAAATTTTGTTTTCCTCATAGCCAATTTTGGTTGAGATCGACCTCAAGATTCttcccaaatttaaaaaattctttGATTGAAATTTTTTGATCTTTCTCAAAGACATCTCCGAGTAACCTTAGTTTGAGATCATACTATATAATGCTTATGTTCTTTAGCTCGGGACTATCTCGAGGCAACTTTAGTCCCAAATCTTTAACataatattttttctaaaagtttggCTAAATAAATGggctatatattttttaaagttcaaCAACTCACTAATggactatatatttttttaaagatcgACTAAATAAATATGATGAATAATATTAATTTGAGGTATCAATTTCACTAACAATATATCACTAACAATTTATGATTGAACACTTAAATTcgaaagaaaaatgatggataTAAGTTAAAGTATGGTTGAGAGAAAGCTTGAGTGAAAGTCATTGATTAGACCCAAGAAAGGAAGGGGAAGTTTAATAAAAGTTACATATGGTGGCAGAAAGTAGAATGAAATTGGGGTATGGTGTGTTTGTGATTGATATAATGAAAATGATGGCAGTATATAGAGATGAAGAAAATCAGAAGGTTCATGGCCATTAACAATGGGCAGCAATTCTCCTTTCCTAATTCTACACCTCTTTTCTTCTCTCCATCTTTTTCAAACTTTCATTCCTTTCTCCTTTAATTTCACTCTGCCTTTCCTTTGATTTTCATTACTTTAATTATGACATGTTTGTAAAAGATTGTCTTTTTAAATggttaaaatcaaattattctTAAACGCGTGGAGTTGAGTTGATAGCtccaaattaattttaatataatatgatatttaGGTTTACAAAGTGtacaatttcaaattttgaattgaatgtgtgtgtgttttacagttttgataataataataattattataaaatttctTGTTCCATTTTGATGAGCTCTTACccatcaattttttttgtatcTCTTGATTTACTTTGTTTTCTCACTACTTTTAACATGAAAATGATAACCCTTTTTAGATTCCACGTTCAAACCTCAAAGAAAATGAAGTATTTGtcaaaaaagtaaaatttaaaagagagaaaaaagaaatagaaatgatatatatatagcGTAATTAATGTTTGATTGGAGGGGAAGGTAGGATTTAGGGTGAGGAGTAGGCAGGCTTGTTGTCGTTTGGTCACCATACAACTTTATCAACTTTGGGAATGTAATTtatcaatattaatattattaatttatttattcaaaCTACATTcttcatttcaatattttggatttatttcccatttcccattttaatttataattaggTTAAACATTCCCATTTTcctaattttgagttttgtcAAGACCAACAAATATATGTAATACATTTGTTGTCCTTAGGTCTCGTATTATAGTTCTTTGAAGATAAAAGATAATTTGAGTATAGGATATATTAAAATAGGATGTTTGAGAATCAAATATAAACGTATTTAGTTGTGcatgaaaaatattattaaaatattatttatgaaattaagtATGAAAATCTTACCTAAAAATCTAATAgatcaattaattaaacaataaatatcattcaatatatggataaaaattaattaattacaaatcaacaataattttaattacaaGTATGAGTAACTTATTATTAAAACTAATCCACTAATTATATGAAATTTTACCTTGAAAGAaatactttaaatttaatttcattacgTAAAAAAATTTCCATCGTAAAAGGTAAGTTTCTGATAAACTTAAATATTAATATCAACATTTAAAACATTCAATACCCTAACTAGAGGAAGAATGTAAATAATAAAACCCACCCGATAGAAACGACATTAGATTCGATctcatttaaatttagtttttatattcgACGACTTAAGAATAATATTTATTGAGTTGATAATTACTATATCTAACATCtattaaaagatatataaatTAGATGTgattattaaaatgaaatggtgAATAATAGatgaactaaaataataataatatttttaccttGAAAAGTTACTTATTagatttattttcttcttcttcatcctctttttttttttgcttttactGGAAGTAAATACTTATTAGAATATAATTATCCCTTTCTTGTTTACGATATGTCAATTTGAATGTCACATTGGTGTTTTTCTTGGTAAAATATTctattgcatatatatatatatatatatatatattatataagaaAGTATTTGATTTCTTTTGTATATATAAATGGATTATTGAAGACCAAAAAgcttttctattttctatttttgaaaagtaGGGTCCTAAGCCGTAACGGCTTTTATTATGAGAATTTAATGTTCATCCTCGGGGAGTTGcataaagaaaatgaacaaaagaCGCTCCCCATTAACTATATTCTTCTCcctcttttattttctttactctttttctccctctccttttatattttgttttatgtttgtttttctaaaGTAAAAATTATGATTCAACTAAACAtgatttaaa
It contains:
- the LOC103490235 gene encoding cytokinin riboside 5'-monophosphate phosphoribohydrolase LOG5-like; this encodes MEATKDLEKSRFKRVCVFCGSSTGKRICYRDAAIELAQELVSRGLDLVYGGGSIGLMGLVSQAVHKGGRKVIGIIPRTLMSKELTGETVGEVKPVADMHQRKAEMARHSDCFIALPGGYGTLEELLEVITWAQLGIHNKPVGLLNVDGYYNSLLTFIDKAVDDGFIKSSQRSIIVSAPNAKELVQKLEEYVPVHDGVIAKAKWEVGQQQQQPQVGLSAIQI